In Musa acuminata AAA Group cultivar baxijiao chromosome BXJ3-9, Cavendish_Baxijiao_AAA, whole genome shotgun sequence, a single genomic region encodes these proteins:
- the LOC135649625 gene encoding U-box domain-containing protein 10-like, which translates to MAAPEIRTTAEAMLTLVQEVAAMGPVLAAASAPGSLGASCLRLSRKISLLSHFLEEIWDFAARSDDATPSLPPSEAACSSSSSSPPVDVTSCLADLLMALEAAKKCLLLGRRPRQDNASSDLVEKNIDIQFQYVTWQLEKVLGKIPYENFGISDEVQEQVELIRAQLRRATVKSGTTNLKVFSEIYDMLSQTCGKELKLQRTSSSPELHIDDTVDGDHDFKDIVMLVAEINGKSNHDMDNITSDITAGLNKARIADSFISAVNDDNQINLTSQMLEVFKRPVPLEIPEDFRCPISLELMKDPVIVSTGQTYERAYIQKWIDCGNRTCPKTQQKLQNLTLTPNYVLRSLIMQWCELHKVEQPRKTVSGWIRKSDGAFHEFTADRVAIDVLVCNISSRSLEDQRSAAAELRSLAKRSTDNRILIAEAGAIPVLVKLLSADDHKIQEHAVTALLNLSIYEHNKELIVLAGAIGPIIQVLRGGSMEARENAAAAIFSLSLIDDNKITIGSAPGAFDALIELLYSGSHRGKKDAATALFNLCIYQGNKARAIRAGILSPLLKMLQEPLSNGMIDEALTILSVLVSHQEGKMAIARANTIPLLIDLLRTGQPRNKENAAAILLALCKKDNENLACIGRLGALIPLTELAKSGTDRAKRKATSLLEHLCFWEEKDSKTSKASFSG; encoded by the exons ATGGCCGCACCGGAGATCCGGACGACGGCGGAGGCGATGCTGACGCTTGTCCAAGAAGTCGCCGCCATGGGCCCCGtcctcgccgccgcctccgccccgGGCTCGCTCGGCGCCAGCTGCCTCCGCCTCTCCAGGAAGATCtccctcctctcccacttcctcgAGGAGATCTGGGACTTCGCCGCCAGATCCGACGACGCTACGCCGTCGCTGCCTCCCTCGGAGGCggcctgctcctcctcctcctcctccccgccGGTGGACGTCACGTCTTGCTTGGCTGATCTCTTGATGGCGCTTGAAGCGGCCAAGAAGTGTCTTCTGCTTGGCCGCCGGCCGAGGCAGGACAATGCCTCCTCT GATTTGGTAGAAAAGAACATTGATATCCAGTTCCAGTATGTGACATGGCAGCTAGAGAAGGTTCTTGGGAAGATTCCATACGAAAACTTTGGCATATCTGATGAAGTCCAAGAACAG GTTGAGCTGATACGTGCTCAGCTAAGAAGAGCAACTGTGAAAAGTGGAACTACAAATCTGAAAGTATTTTCAGAGATATATGATatgctgtcacaaacatgtggtaAAGAACTCAAACTGCAAAGGACAAGCAGCTCTCCGGAACTTCATATTGATGACACAGTTGATGGTGATCATGATTTCAAAGACATAGTTATGCTGGTTGCAGAAATTAATGGAAAGTCTAACCATGATATGGATAATATAACATCGGATATAACAGCAGGACTTAATAAGGCCAGGATAGCTGATTCCTTCATATCTGCTGTTAATGATGATAATCAAATTAACTTAACCTCGCAGATGCTGGAGGTATTTAAGAGACCTGTCCCTTTGGAGATTCCTGAGGATTTCCGATGCCCAATTTCCCTGGAACTAATGAAGGATCCTGTTATAGTTTCCACAGGGCAG ACTTATGAGCGAGCTTATATACAAAAATGGATAGATTGCGGCAACAGAACATGTCCAAAGACCCAGCAAAAGCTTCAAAATCTTACACTGACCCCTAACTATGTTTTGAGAAGTCTAATCATGCAGTGGTGTGAACTTCATAAGGTTGAGCAGCCACGCAAAACAGTGAGTGGATGGATAAGGAAGAGTGATGGAGCTTTTCATGAATTTACAGCGGATAGAGTTGCTATTGATGTGTTGGTGTGCAATATCTCAAGTAGGTCTTTGGAGGATCAGAGGTCTGCTGCTGCTGAACTAAGGTCCCTGGCAAAAAGGAGCACAGACAACCGGATTCTGATAGCAGAGGCCGGAGCAATTCCTGTTCTTGTGAAACTGCTATCAGCTGATGACCATAAAATCCAAGAACATGCAGTGACAGCACTACTGAACCTTTCTATTTATGAACATAACAAGGAATTAATAGTACTGGCTGGTGCCATTGGTCCAATCATTCAAGTGCTCAGAGGTGGAAGCATGGAAGCACGAGAAAATGCAGCAGCTGCCATTTTTAGCTTATCACTTATTGATGACAATAAGATAACAATTGGAAGTGCACCAGGAGCTTTTGATGCATTGATCGAGTTACTGTATAGTGGGAGTCACAGGGGAAAGAAAGATGCTGCGACAGCCTTGTTCAACTTGTGCATATATCAAGGAAACAAAGCCCGTGCTATTCGAGCTGGAATTCTGTCACCTTTGCTGAAGATGCTTCAGGAACCATTGAGCAATGGCATGATAGATGAAGCACTAACCATTTTATCAGTTCTTGTGAGCCATCAAGAAGGAAAGATGGCAATAGCCAGGGCCAACACTATTCCACTTCTGATAGACCTGCTAAGGACTGGCCAACCTCGCAATAAGGAGAATGCAGCAGCTATACTACTTGCACTTTGCAAGAAAGATAATGAGAATTTGGCATGCATTGGGAGATTAGGTGCCCTTATACCGCTGACCGAGCTCGCAAAGAGTGGTACGGACCGAGCTAAGCGCAAGGCCACTTCTCTCTTGGAGCATCTTT GTTTCTGGGAGGAAAAAGACTCCAAGACAAGTAAAGCTTCCTTTTCAGGTTAG